One region of Arvicola amphibius chromosome 3, mArvAmp1.2, whole genome shotgun sequence genomic DNA includes:
- the Sdhd gene encoding succinate dehydrogenase [ubiquinone] cytochrome b small subunit, mitochondrial translates to MAVFLKLGVLCSGHGGRALLLRNRVVKPACVSAFLQEQRTPGWHGTQHIHLSPSRHSGSKAASLHWTSERVVSVLLLGLLPAGYLSPCSVVDYSLAAALTLHSHWGLGQVVTDYVHGDASQKAVKAGLLAVSALTFAGLCYFNYHDVGICRAVAMLWKL, encoded by the exons ATGGCGGTTTTCTTAAAGCTGGGTGTCCTCTGCAGTGGCCACGGAGGCCGAG CTCTGTTGCTCCGAAACCGGGTGGTCAAACCTGCTTGTGTCTCAGCGTTTCTCCAGGAGCAGCGTACCCCAGGATGGCACGGCACACAGCACATTCACCTGTCTCCAAGCCGCcatt CTGGTTCCAAGGCTGCCTCTCTCCACTGGACTAGCGAGAGGGTTGTGAGTGTTCTGCTTCTGGGCCTGCTCCCGGCTGGGTACTTGAGCCCCTGCTCTGTGGTGGACTACTCCCTGGCTGCAGCCCTCACCCTGCACAGCCACTG ggGCCTTGGACAAGTGGTGACTGACTATGTTCATGGGGATGCATCGCAGAAGGCTGTCAAGGCAGGCCTCTTGGCAGTCTCAGCTTTGACCTTTGCTGGGCTTTGCTATTTCAACTACCACGATGTGGGCATCTGCA
- the Timm8b gene encoding mitochondrial import inner membrane translocase subunit Tim8 B codes for MAELGEADEAELQRLVAAEQQKAQFTAQVHHFMELCWDKCVEKPGNRLDSRTENCLSSCVDRFIDTTLAITGRFAQIVQKGGQ; via the exons ATGGCGGAGCTTGGAGAAGCAGACGAAGCGGAGTTACAGCGCCTGGTGGCAGCGGAGCAGCAGAAGGCGCAGTTCACTGCGCAG gTGCATCACTTCATGGAGCTATGTTGGGATAAGTGTGTTGAGAAGCCAGGAAATCGGCTAGACTCCCGCACTGAAAACTGCCTCTCTAGCTGTGTGGACCGCTTCATTGACACTACTCTTGCTATCACCGGTCGGTTTGCCCAGATTGTACAGAAAGGAGGACAGTAG
- the Nkapd1 gene encoding uncharacterized protein NKAPD1 isoform X2 gives MSRVPLGKVLLRNVIRHTDAHNKIQEESDMWKIRELEKQMEDAYQGTRRNMVPSSSSRMRSDGFDEESQRDYWRPKNEISGALEDDFLKAKSWNKKLYEYESNMPDRWGHSGYKELYPEEFETDSDQQDITNGKKTSPQVKASAHESRKHKKSKKSHKKKQKKRSHKKQKKNKKEAMDIAADSSSEFSEETGASSTRKRKQPHKSKKKSRKKSPKKSLPLGGERATSQSDDSAASSSEEIEERDTKKTKRKKKEKSVHVPVVSPEVQERTSKRRNWKVATDARSAESSEDD, from the exons ATGTCACGGGTTCCACTGGGGAAAGTCCTCCTGAGGAATGTCATCCGGCATACAGATGCTCACAATAAG ATTCAGGAGGAATCTGACATGTGGAAAATCAGAGAACTAGAGAAGCAAATGGAAGATGCTTACCAGGGGACCAGAAGGAACATGGTACCCAGCAGCTCAAG TCGGATGAGAAGTGATGGTTTTGATGAAGAAAGTCAGAGAGACTACTGGAGGccaaaaaatgaaatttctggGGCCCTGGAAGATGATTTTCTTAAGGCTAAATCCTGGAACAAGAAGTTATATGAGTATGAATCCAACATGCCAGACAG ATGGGGTCACAGTGGTTATAAAGAGTTGTATCCTGAAGAGTTTGAAACAGACAG TGACCAGCAGGACATTACCAATGGGAAAAAAACATCTCCCCAGGTAAAAGCATCTGCCCACGAATCCCGCAAacataagaagtcaaagaagtcccataaaaagaagcagaaaaaacgGTCCcacaaaaaacagaagaaaaacaaaaaggaagctaTGGACATAGCAGCAGATTCCTCAAGTGAGTTCTCAGAAGAAACTGGAGCTTCTAGTACCAGGAAAAGGAAGCAACCACACAAGAGCAAGAAAAAATCCAGGAAAAAGTCTCCTAAAAAATCTTTACCTTTAGGGGGAGAAAGGGCTACTTCCCAGTCAGATGATTCAGCAGCTAGCAGTTCTGAGGAAATTGAGGAAAGAGACACtaagaaaaccaaaaggaaaaagaaagagaaaagtgttcATGTTCCTGTGGTTAGCCCTGAAGTACAGGAGAGGACGAGCAAGCGCAGGAATTGGAAAGTGGCTACAGATGCAAGGTCTGCTGAAAGCTCAGAAGATGACTAA
- the Nkapd1 gene encoding uncharacterized protein NKAPD1 isoform X1, which produces MSRVPLGKVLLRNVIRHTDAHNKIQEESDMWKIRELEKQMEDAYQGTRRNMVPSSSSRMRSDGFDEESQRDYWRPKNEISGALEDDFLKAKSWNKKLYEYESNMPDRWGHSGYKELYPEEFETDSSDQQDITNGKKTSPQVKASAHESRKHKKSKKSHKKKQKKRSHKKQKKNKKEAMDIAADSSSEFSEETGASSTRKRKQPHKSKKKSRKKSPKKSLPLGGERATSQSDDSAASSSEEIEERDTKKTKRKKKEKSVHVPVVSPEVQERTSKRRNWKVATDARSAESSEDD; this is translated from the exons ATGTCACGGGTTCCACTGGGGAAAGTCCTCCTGAGGAATGTCATCCGGCATACAGATGCTCACAATAAG ATTCAGGAGGAATCTGACATGTGGAAAATCAGAGAACTAGAGAAGCAAATGGAAGATGCTTACCAGGGGACCAGAAGGAACATGGTACCCAGCAGCTCAAG TCGGATGAGAAGTGATGGTTTTGATGAAGAAAGTCAGAGAGACTACTGGAGGccaaaaaatgaaatttctggGGCCCTGGAAGATGATTTTCTTAAGGCTAAATCCTGGAACAAGAAGTTATATGAGTATGAATCCAACATGCCAGACAG ATGGGGTCACAGTGGTTATAAAGAGTTGTATCCTGAAGAGTTTGAAACAGACAG TAGTGACCAGCAGGACATTACCAATGGGAAAAAAACATCTCCCCAGGTAAAAGCATCTGCCCACGAATCCCGCAAacataagaagtcaaagaagtcccataaaaagaagcagaaaaaacgGTCCcacaaaaaacagaagaaaaacaaaaaggaagctaTGGACATAGCAGCAGATTCCTCAAGTGAGTTCTCAGAAGAAACTGGAGCTTCTAGTACCAGGAAAAGGAAGCAACCACACAAGAGCAAGAAAAAATCCAGGAAAAAGTCTCCTAAAAAATCTTTACCTTTAGGGGGAGAAAGGGCTACTTCCCAGTCAGATGATTCAGCAGCTAGCAGTTCTGAGGAAATTGAGGAAAGAGACACtaagaaaaccaaaaggaaaaagaaagagaaaagtgttcATGTTCCTGTGGTTAGCCCTGAAGTACAGGAGAGGACGAGCAAGCGCAGGAATTGGAAAGTGGCTACAGATGCAAGGTCTGCTGAAAGCTCAGAAGATGACTAA
- the Pih1d2 gene encoding PIH1 domain-containing protein 2, whose translation MRASSKGLLTQISQFWNMLDDLAENDPERYKNFIEQELKDGKQLCVDPEPHLCLQTKILKPKEKVLFINLCQWKRIPAPQSANHPVPISVGRPEDFSEASGSYTVIDVAYNPGVLQAAEKDQGIKDQLIKMAMHCIEERLQFTLAHSYHVTSFSIKGNIQRTKENLTGIKTDFTGFKDIMKTENTLEMIRGSTESEPNHLPQVLLNKKQASGKGRCLIEEISSSEIQVEVKKPAYELKVVKDQNEKPLKIELKIELPGINSVSLCELSVSEVDLLIKVSEKYRLYLNLPESINTEMTTAKFVKNKSVLFITMPLA comes from the exons ATGAGGGCATCCTCAAAGGGACTTCTCACCCAGATTTCTCAGTTCTGGAATATGCTCGATGATTTGGCTGAAAATGATCCTGAGCGCTACAAGAACTTCATCGAGCAGGAACTGAAGGACGGAAAACAGCTGTGTGTCGACCCAGAACCACATCTCTGCCTACAAACCAAGATCCTA aaaccaaaagaaaaagtacTTTTTATCAACCTGTGTCAATGGAAAAGGATTCCGGCTCCCCAGTCAGCCAATCATCCTGTACCTATAAGTGTTGGCAGACCAGAGGATTTCTCTGAGGCATCAg GTTCATATACAGTCATTGATGTTGCCTACAATCCTGGTGTTCTGCAAGCAGCAGAAAAAGACCAAGGGATCAAAGATCAGTTAATAAAAATGGCCATGCATTGCATCGAGGAGCGACTCCAGTTCACACTCGCACATTCATACCATGTTACTAGTTTTAGCATAAAAGGAAACATTCAGAGAACCAAGGAAAATCTGACGGGCATTAAAACTGACTTTACAGGCTTCAAAGACATAATGAAAACAG aaaataCTCTTGAAATGATCAGAGGCAGTACTGAGAGTGAACCAAATCACCTTCCTCAGGTGCTACTGAACAAAAAACAAGCGTCGGGCAAAGGACGGTGTCTCATAGAGGAGATTTCTAGTTCAGAAATCCAGGTGGAGGTTAAGAAACCAGCCTATGAATTAAAGGTTGTGAAGGATCAGAATGAGAAACCTCTGAAAATTGAACTGAAAATCGAGTTACCTGGGATTAACTCAGTATCTCTCTGTGAGCTTAGTGTTTCTGAG gttgATTTATTGATTAAGGTCTCTGAGAAGTACCGATTATACCTGAATCTTCCAGAATCGATTAATACAGAAATGACTACAGCaaaatttgtcaaaaataagtCTGTATTATTCATTACAATGCCACTGGCATAA